In Methanomicrobium antiquum, one DNA window encodes the following:
- the tnpC gene encoding IS66 family transposase, with translation MDMLSDREQILHFVLTNPQAATDLILDLHQIVKKQAEKIIELEERIEKLEAQLKQNSRNSSLPPSTDIYKPKPKSLRKKSGRKPGGQNNHKGKTLKMVKDPDEIISHPVSICKCGHTLRKIKPFKILKRQEFEIPPVKIKVIEHQAEVKICPVCGKKTVGKFPSYVTNPVQYGPNFKSEVMYLKDELMLPFEKTSTYFKDKYGQKISPATILNICMEAYESLDKFEHEVEENLLQSPVLHADETGLRVLGNRWWLHTIGNERLTLYAVHQKRGSKAVDDIGIISKFKGILVHDFWATYFRYDCKHSLCNAHIMRELEGIVDGYKQKWAGKMKSLLENIYDFIFVKKKRDQEKLIEFKQIYQTVLKGGFEENPPPVRPDDKKRGRIKKSKPLNLLMRMDEYREDILRFMYNSIVPFTNNLAERDVRMMKVQQKISGTFRSREGAEIFCRIRGYISTVRKNGKSVYEALKKLAEGQPFNVQDLIAE, from the coding sequence ATGGATATGCTTTCTGATCGGGAACAGATATTACATTTTGTTCTAACCAATCCCCAAGCTGCAACTGATCTCATTTTGGATTTACATCAGATAGTTAAAAAACAGGCTGAAAAGATCATTGAACTTGAAGAACGAATCGAGAAACTAGAGGCACAACTAAAACAAAATAGCCGCAATAGCAGCCTTCCGCCTTCAACTGACATTTACAAACCAAAACCAAAAAGCCTGCGGAAAAAAAGCGGCAGGAAACCCGGGGGTCAGAATAATCATAAGGGTAAAACCCTTAAAATGGTGAAAGATCCTGATGAAATCATCTCACATCCGGTTTCAATATGTAAATGTGGGCATACTCTCAGGAAAATTAAACCTTTTAAAATTTTGAAAAGACAGGAATTTGAAATTCCACCCGTTAAAATCAAAGTAATCGAGCACCAGGCAGAAGTAAAGATCTGTCCTGTCTGTGGAAAAAAGACTGTTGGCAAATTTCCATCATATGTTACAAATCCGGTTCAATACGGTCCTAATTTTAAGTCAGAAGTGATGTACCTGAAGGATGAACTTATGCTGCCATTCGAAAAAACATCAACATATTTCAAAGATAAATATGGTCAAAAGATTAGTCCGGCTACAATTCTGAATATTTGCATGGAGGCATATGAATCTCTGGATAAATTTGAACATGAGGTCGAAGAAAATTTACTCCAATCGCCTGTTTTACATGCAGATGAAACCGGATTAAGAGTTCTTGGAAACAGATGGTGGCTGCATACGATAGGTAATGAGAGATTGACTTTGTACGCTGTTCATCAAAAAAGAGGATCAAAAGCGGTTGATGATATTGGAATTATTTCAAAATTCAAAGGAATTCTGGTACATGATTTCTGGGCAACATATTTCAGATACGATTGTAAGCATTCTCTTTGTAATGCTCATATTATGAGGGAATTAGAAGGAATTGTCGACGGTTACAAACAAAAATGGGCTGGAAAGATGAAGTCTCTCTTAGAAAATATTTATGATTTCATATTTGTTAAGAAAAAACGAGACCAAGAGAAACTGATTGAATTTAAACAGATTTATCAGACTGTTTTAAAGGGAGGGTTTGAAGAAAATCCACCGCCAGTACGGCCTGATGATAAAAAGAGGGGACGGATTAAGAAGTCAAAACCACTTAATCTTCTGATGAGGATGGATGAGTATCGCGAAGATATTCTGAGGTTTATGTACAATTCTATCGTACCATTTACAAACAATCTGGCAGAACGAGATGTCAGAATGATGAAAGTACAACAGAAAATTTCAGGGACGTTTAGATCAAGAGAGGGAGCAGAGATTTTCTGCAGAATCAGAGGGTATATCTCAACTGTCAGGAAAAATGGGAAGTCAGTGTATGAGGCTCTGAAAAAACTGGCCGAAGGTCAGCCCTTCAATGTTCAGGATCTCATAGCTGAATAG